In Cicer arietinum cultivar CDC Frontier isolate Library 1 chromosome 7, Cicar.CDCFrontier_v2.0, whole genome shotgun sequence, a single window of DNA contains:
- the LOC101503327 gene encoding rhomboid-like protein 14, mitochondrial, with product MEASFGRRVSTSRGMLPLLALHTFTEYHRSDSKPPVTAALIAANTLIYLRPSFLRSIIPSIDQVWFNSHLILKNKDLKRFFLSAFYHIGEPHLVYNMISLLWKGIQLETSMGSLQFASMVASLLALSQSITLILSKSLLLLFDYDRPYYYEYSVGFSGVLFAMKVVLNSQSDSYTNVHGVLLPSRYAAWAELILIQMIVPGVSFLGHLSGILAGIVYLRLRRAYSGSGSNLLSYIVRGFNGVLNWPVRFIRDLFRFRRGRITGRGTVGGGNXXXXXXXXXXXRNAARRAVEWRCQACTYDNPGLLSVCEMCGTSRSETGLSSSSSQWNLNDRDYYDSDGLPLDELRRRRIQRFGR from the exons atggaAGCAAGTTTTGGGAGAAGAGTTTCGACTTCAAGGGGAATGCTCCCATTGCTAGCTCTTCACACCTTCACCGAATATCACAGATCGGACTCAAAACCTCCCGTCACCGCCGCCCTTATCGCCGCCAACACCCTCATCTATCTCCGACCTTCTTTTCTCCGTTCCATCATTCCTTCCATCGATCAAGTCTGGTTCAACTCCCACCTCATCCTCAAG AACAAAGACCTAAAGCGATTCTTCTTATCGGCGTTCTACCATATCGGAGAACCTCATCTTGTTTACAACATGATATCACTTCTCTGGAAAGGGATTCAGTTAGAAACTTCAATGGGAAGTCTTCAATTCGCTTCTATGGTAGCTTCTCTCCTCGCTTTATCACAAAGTATAACCCTAATTTTATCCAAATCGTTGCTTCTATTATTTGATTATGATAGACCTTACTATTACGAATACTCCGTTGGTTTCTCCGGCGTTTTATTTGCAATGAAAGTTGTTCTTAATTCACAGTCAGATAGTTACACTAACGTTCATGGTGTTCTATTACCATCTCGTTATGCTGCTTGGGCTGAGTTAATTCTTATTCAAATGATTGTACCTGGTGTGTCTTTTCTCGGTCATCTTAGTGGTATCCTCGCAGGAATTGTTTATCTTCGGCTGAGACGTGCTTATTCTGGTTCCGGTTCGAATCTGTTGAGTTATATTGTTAGGGGTTTTAATGGTGTGTTGAATTGGCCTGTGAGGTTTATACGTGACTTGTTTCGGTTTCGGAGGGGGAGGATTACCGGTAGGGGGACTGTTGGTGGTGGTAATCNNNNNNNNNNNNNNNNNNNNNNNNNNNNNNNCAGGAATGCTGCTCGGCGTGCTGTTGAATGGAGATGTCAAGCTTGTACTTATGACAATCCTGGTTTGTTGAGTGTGTGTGAGATGTGTGGTACTAGTAGGAGTGAAACTGgattatcttcttcttcttctcaatGGAACCTCAATGACCGTGATTATTATGATTCTGATGGTCTTCCTTTGGATGAATTGCGTCGCCGGAGAATTCAGAGATTTGGTAGGTGA
- the LOC101503657 gene encoding cyprosin-like, translating to MGCLKYLLTVMCLWAWFDHLTFANFDDGLMRVSLKRKNLNINTLNSAMIKKVVHHTELGGVNSNNHLTTDVVYLKNYLDAQYFGEIGIGSPPQIFKVVFDTGSSNLWVPSSKCILSIACYIHSKYRSKLSSTYTKIGTSCKIPFGRGHIPGFFSQDHLKIGNIIIRDQEFAEITKEGSLEFLAMHFDGILGLGFQDISVGQVTPVWYNMIEQGHMTQKIFSLWLNQDPGAKIGGEIVFGGIDWRHFRGDHTYVPVSQNGYWQIEVGDILLANNSTGLCQGGCAAIIDSGTSLIAGPTSVVTQINHAIGAEGYVSYECKNIIHNYGDSIWEFITSGLRPEIICVDIGLCSRNGSHRMNDVIETVVDNENWDESHTKESPLCTLCDMIVFWIQVQLKQRNTRERILKYIDELCEKLPNPVGQSFIDCDNVATMPQITFTIGNKTFPLSPEQYILRVEEGCSTVCYGGFVAIDVPPPQGPLWVLGDLFLGAYHTVFDYGNLRVGFAEAA from the exons ATGGGGTGTTTGAAGTATTTGCTAACCGTTATGTGCTTGTGGGCATGGTTTGATCATTTGACTTTTGCAAATTTTGATGATGGGTTGATGAGGGTTAGCCTAAAAAGGAAGAATTTAAACATTAACACCCTAAATTCTGCTATGATCAAGAAGGTCGTTCATCATACAGAATTAGGGGGTGTTAATAGTAATAATCATCTAACAACAGATGTAGTGTATCTGAAGAATTATCTTGATGCACAATATTTTGGTGAAATTGGTATTGGTTCACCTCCTCAAATCTTTAAAGTTGTGTTTGACACTGGTAGCTCCAATCTTTGGGTCCCATCTTCCAAATGCATCTTGTCT ATTGCTTGCTACATTCATTCCAAGTATAGGTCCAAGTTGTCTAGCACCTATACAAAAATAG GAACGTCTTGCAAAATCCCTTTTGGCCGTGGACACATTCCTGGCTTTTTCAGCCAAGATCATTTAAAAATTGGGAATATCATCATCAGAGATCAG GAATTTGCTGAGATTACAAAGGAAGGGTCTTTGGAATTTTTAGCAATGCATTTTGATGGGATACTTGGACTTGGATTCCAGGATATTTCAGTTGGACAAGTCACACCAGTGTG GTATAATATGATAGAACAAGGGCACATGACTCAAAAGATTTTCTCACTTTGGCTAAACCAAGACCCAGGAGCAAAGATAGGCGGTGAGATTGTGTTTGGTGGTATTGACTGGAGACACTTTAGGGGTGACCACACTTATGTTCCAGTTTCTCAAAATGGCTATTGGCAG ATTGAAGTTGGAGACATTCTACTTGCAAACAATTCAACAG GGCTATGTCAAGGTGGTTGTGCTGCCATTATTGATTCAGGCACATCTTTAATTGCTGGTCCAACA AGTGTTGTGACTCAAATTAACCATGCCATTGGAGCAGAAGGATATGTTAGTTATGAATGTAAAAACATCATACATAACTACGGCGATTCAATATGGGAATTCATAACTTCCGGG TTAAGACCTGAAATTATATGCGTGGACATTGGACTTTGCTCGCGTAATGGATCACATAGAATGAa TGATGTTATTGAAACAGTGGTAGACAATGAAAATTGGGATGAGTCACACACTAAGGAGAGTCCCTTATGTACTTTATGCGATATGATTGTGTTTTGGATTCAGGTTCAGCTTAAGCAGAGAAATACAAGGGAGagaatattaaaatacataGATGAG ttGTGTGAGAAGCTTCCAAATCCAGTGGGACAATCATTTATAGACTGTGATAATGTTGCCACAATGCCACAAATTACATTCACAATTGGAAACAAGACATTTCCTCTCTCTCCAGAACAG TATATCCTAAGAGTTGAAGAAGGGTGTTCAACTGTCTGCTATGGTGGTTTTGTTGCTATAGATGTGCCACCTCCACAGGGTCCTCTCTg GGTTCTTGGCGATCTATTTCTAGGGGCATACCATACAGTTTTTGATTATGGTAATCTCCGTGTAGGATTTGCTGAAGCTGCATAG